A DNA window from Deltaproteobacteria bacterium contains the following coding sequences:
- the rsmD gene encoding 16S rRNA (guanine(966)-N(2))-methyltransferase RsmD translates to MRIIGGTARGRRIKAPKGSAVRPTADRVREALFNILPRDFSGRQVLDLFAGTGSLSLEALSRGAASALLVDESTEAAGLIRGNLETLGFMDRARIWSTPVGKALSRLADEGAAYDAIFLDPPYDGGWVSRTMPILSRAGILNAGGSAVAEHSLRERVDEKYGGLVRRDCRRYGGTVLSFFELSN, encoded by the coding sequence ATGCGCATCATCGGAGGGACAGCGCGGGGAAGAAGGATCAAGGCGCCCAAGGGAAGCGCCGTCCGCCCGACGGCCGACCGGGTCCGGGAGGCCTTGTTCAATATCCTCCCCCGGGATTTCTCCGGCAGGCAAGTGCTGGACCTCTTCGCCGGCACGGGGAGCCTGTCGCTGGAGGCCCTCAGCCGTGGGGCGGCGTCGGCGCTGCTGGTGGACGAATCGACGGAGGCGGCGGGCCTGATTCGCGGGAACCTCGAAACGCTCGGTTTCATGGACCGGGCGCGAATATGGTCGACACCCGTGGGCAAGGCCCTGAGCCGGCTGGCGGACGAGGGCGCGGCGTACGATGCGATATTTCTGGACCCTCCCTACGACGGCGGCTGGGTGAGCAGGACGATGCCGATCCTATCCCGGGCGGGAATACTCAATGCGGGCGGCTCCGCCGTGGCGGAGCACAGCCTGCGGGAACGAGTCGACGAAAAGTACGGCGGGCTGGTGCGCCGTGACTGCCGTCGGTACGGCGGCACGGTGCTCTCCTTCTTCGAATTGAGCAACTGA
- a CDS encoding NYN domain-containing protein → MPFHIVVDGYNVIGSEEGLRGDLEQKRNALVKEVAAYQTRTGHSLTTVFDGWRNGRDEETRQQVGDVTVVFSRYGEKADAVIERMAHEIGETCIVVTSDRDLRRGVESSGAVAVYVGEFLAKMRVNPDAPCSDEEDDDLEPLPRGRDGRKKGNPWRLSKAERVRRERLAKL, encoded by the coding sequence ATGCCGTTCCATATCGTCGTAGACGGCTACAACGTCATCGGCAGTGAAGAGGGTCTTCGCGGCGACCTGGAGCAGAAGCGCAACGCGCTCGTCAAGGAGGTCGCCGCGTACCAGACGCGCACGGGCCACTCCCTGACCACCGTCTTCGACGGTTGGCGCAACGGCCGGGACGAGGAGACGCGCCAGCAGGTGGGTGACGTGACGGTGGTGTTCTCGCGCTACGGCGAGAAGGCCGACGCGGTCATCGAGCGCATGGCGCACGAGATCGGGGAAACCTGCATCGTGGTGACCTCCGACCGCGACCTGCGCCGCGGCGTGGAGAGCAGCGGCGCCGTGGCCGTCTACGTGGGCGAGTTCCTCGCGAAGATGAGGGTGAACCCGGACGCGCCTTGTTCCGACGAGGAGGACGACGACTTGGAGCCGCTTCCGCGGGGACGCGACGGGCGCAAGAAAGGCAACCCGTGGCGGCTCTCGAAAGCCGAGCGGGTGCGCCGGGAACGCCTCGCCAAGTTGTAA
- a CDS encoding ABC transporter substrate-binding protein translates to MKRILSSLAIAAAFVLAAGSAQAQNLNVVSWGGAYTASQQQAYHDPYMAANPGVKIVNHDLGSGALAKLRAEIESGKVTLDLIDMTAADAIVACDEGLVEAIDADTWLASAPDGTPASKDFFAGTLTVGGTNCFIPQIVYSTTFGYRTDVFKGKQPSSLLDVFDLKAFPGKRALEKRPNNNMEWALVADGVAAKDVYKVLSTDEGVARAFAKLDTIKDQVVWWTKGAQPPQLLADGEVAIASAYNGRLFSAIAEKKQPIAIMWDWQAFDLDGWVVPKGNKNLAAVKKYVRFATDTQRLADQAKYISYGPARHSSAGLVGKHAKLGVDMKPHMPTSPENSKTVLISDYVWWADHQAELNDKFNAWLAK, encoded by the coding sequence ATGAAGCGAATACTGAGTTCCTTGGCAATCGCGGCCGCGTTCGTGCTGGCGGCCGGCAGTGCCCAGGCGCAGAATCTGAACGTCGTGTCGTGGGGCGGGGCCTATACCGCCAGCCAGCAGCAGGCCTACCACGACCCCTACATGGCCGCGAACCCCGGTGTGAAGATCGTCAATCACGACCTGGGGTCGGGCGCGTTGGCCAAACTGAGGGCCGAGATCGAATCCGGCAAGGTGACACTGGACCTCATCGACATGACCGCCGCCGATGCCATCGTCGCCTGTGACGAAGGGTTGGTCGAAGCCATTGACGCCGACACGTGGCTGGCTTCGGCTCCCGACGGCACGCCCGCGTCCAAGGACTTCTTTGCCGGGACGCTCACGGTTGGGGGAACCAATTGCTTCATTCCGCAGATCGTCTATTCGACGACCTTCGGTTACCGCACCGATGTCTTCAAGGGCAAGCAGCCCTCCAGCCTGCTCGACGTGTTCGACCTGAAGGCCTTTCCCGGCAAGAGGGCGCTGGAAAAGAGGCCGAACAACAACATGGAATGGGCCCTTGTCGCCGATGGCGTTGCCGCCAAGGACGTCTACAAGGTGCTGAGTACCGACGAGGGCGTGGCCCGCGCGTTCGCCAAGCTGGATACCATCAAGGACCAGGTCGTCTGGTGGACCAAGGGGGCTCAGCCGCCGCAGTTGCTGGCGGACGGCGAGGTCGCGATCGCGTCGGCGTACAACGGCCGGCTGTTTTCCGCCATCGCCGAAAAGAAGCAGCCCATCGCGATCATGTGGGACTGGCAGGCTTTCGATCTGGACGGATGGGTGGTGCCGAAAGGCAACAAGAATCTCGCCGCGGTGAAGAAATATGTGCGTTTCGCCACCGACACGCAGAGGCTGGCCGACCAGGCGAAGTACATTTCCTATGGGCCCGCGCGGCACTCTTCCGCCGGTCTGGTGGGTAAGCATGCCAAGCTCGGCGTCGATATGAAGCCGCACATGCCCACGAGCCCCGAAAATTCCAAGACCGTCCTCATTTCCGACTATGTCTGGTGGGCGGACCACCAGGCCGAACTCAACGACAAGTTCAACGCCTGGCTCGCCAAGTAG
- a CDS encoding ABC transporter permease: MPLPIYASPLERVWHYTYRGICAVIFVFLIGPIFVIIPLSFNELPYFTFTPEMLSLDPAGYSTKWYYEFFTEASWQDAVRNSLVIAVFATLISTVLGTLAALGLSRSEMPFKTAFMALLISPMIVPLIISATGMYFFYALIGISSTHLGVILAHAALGTPFVLITVTATLAGFDQSLPQVAATLGANPVQTFFKVTMPLILPGVVSGALFAFITSFDEVVVVLFVGSVEQRTIPWKMFSGIREEIRPTILAVATLLVCVSILLLTTLELLRRRSERLRGIRPS, encoded by the coding sequence ATGCCCCTGCCGATATATGCATCGCCGCTGGAACGGGTATGGCACTACACGTACCGAGGGATCTGTGCCGTCATCTTCGTGTTTCTGATCGGCCCCATCTTCGTGATCATCCCGTTGAGCTTCAACGAACTGCCCTATTTCACGTTCACCCCGGAGATGCTGTCCCTGGATCCCGCCGGCTACAGCACCAAGTGGTATTACGAGTTCTTCACCGAGGCTTCCTGGCAGGACGCGGTGCGCAACAGCCTTGTCATCGCCGTCTTCGCAACGCTGATCTCGACGGTTCTCGGAACACTGGCGGCCCTGGGCCTGAGCCGCTCCGAGATGCCGTTCAAGACGGCCTTCATGGCGCTCTTGATATCCCCGATGATCGTGCCGTTGATCATCTCCGCCACGGGCATGTACTTTTTCTATGCGCTCATCGGCATCTCGTCGACGCACCTGGGCGTCATACTCGCCCACGCGGCGCTGGGCACGCCGTTCGTGTTGATCACGGTGACCGCCACACTAGCCGGTTTCGATCAGTCCCTGCCCCAGGTCGCGGCCACGCTCGGAGCGAACCCTGTCCAGACGTTCTTCAAGGTGACGATGCCGCTGATCCTCCCCGGCGTGGTGTCCGGCGCCCTGTTCGCCTTCATCACGTCGTTCGACGAAGTCGTGGTGGTGCTGTTCGTCGGTTCCGTGGAACAGCGCACCATCCCGTGGAAGATGTTCTCGGGCATCCGGGAAGAGATCCGCCCGACCATCCTCGCGGTAGCCACTCTCCTGGTCTGTGTCTCGATCCTGCTCCTGACGACGCTCGAGTTGTTACGCCGGCGCAGCGAGCGGCTGCGCGGCATCAGGCCGAGTTGA
- a CDS encoding ABC transporter permease, protein MSTTTHEVMRTADGTPLKISLQKALVRNRLRALLLVLPLLGFVLVFFLFPIGHMLFRSVDNRIVVSVLPRTVASIQDWDPDRERLPDEAVFEALVRDIHTAFKDRALGRVGRRLNYEKSGMSSLFRKSGRGAARITGAPYRDQVIAMDKRWGDPSTWRLIHRESGALTNAYFLAAADLKTSERGAIVRQPEPRRIYFTLFYRTLWMSGLITVLCLLLGYPVSYLLATLPLRISNLLMILVLLPFWTSLLVRTTAWIALLQTEGVLNDLMVFVGLISEDGRLQMIHNKFGTVVAMVHILLPFMILPLYSVMKTIPPSLMRAARSLGATPFTAFVRVYMPNTVAGIGAGCIMVFILSIGYYITPALVGGRTGTFISNFIALHVGETLNWGLAAALGALLLGLVLALYLIYDRIVGVDNMKLG, encoded by the coding sequence ATGTCCACGACAACCCACGAGGTGATGCGAACCGCGGACGGCACCCCGCTGAAGATCAGCCTTCAGAAGGCCTTGGTACGCAACAGGCTGCGAGCGCTGTTGCTGGTCCTGCCCTTGCTGGGCTTCGTGCTGGTCTTCTTCCTGTTTCCCATCGGCCACATGCTGTTTCGCAGCGTCGACAACCGGATCGTCGTATCCGTGTTGCCGCGCACGGTTGCGTCCATCCAGGACTGGGACCCCGATCGTGAGAGGTTGCCCGACGAGGCGGTCTTCGAAGCCCTGGTGCGCGATATTCACACCGCCTTCAAGGACAGGGCGCTGGGCCGTGTCGGCCGCCGGCTGAACTACGAGAAGTCCGGCATGTCGAGCCTGTTCAGGAAGTCCGGCAGGGGGGCGGCGCGCATCACCGGGGCTCCCTACCGGGATCAGGTGATAGCCATGGACAAACGCTGGGGAGACCCAAGCACCTGGCGCCTGATCCATCGGGAGTCGGGGGCGTTGACAAACGCTTACTTCCTCGCCGCCGCCGACTTGAAAACGAGTGAGCGCGGCGCCATCGTCAGGCAGCCGGAGCCGCGCCGCATTTACTTTACGCTGTTCTACCGCACTCTGTGGATGAGCGGTTTGATTACCGTGCTGTGCCTGCTGCTGGGCTATCCCGTCTCCTATCTGCTGGCCACGTTGCCGCTGCGCATCAGCAATCTGCTGATGATCCTCGTCCTGTTGCCGTTCTGGACATCCCTGCTCGTGCGCACCACGGCCTGGATCGCGCTCCTGCAGACCGAAGGGGTGCTGAACGACCTGATGGTTTTCGTCGGGCTCATATCCGAGGACGGCCGGCTGCAGATGATCCACAACAAGTTCGGCACGGTGGTGGCGATGGTTCACATCCTGTTGCCGTTCATGATCCTGCCGCTGTACTCCGTGATGAAAACGATTCCTCCGTCCTTGATGCGCGCCGCCCGCTCACTCGGCGCGACACCCTTCACCGCGTTCGTAAGGGTATACATGCCCAATACGGTCGCGGGCATCGGGGCTGGTTGCATCATGGTGTTCATACTTTCCATCGGCTACTACATCACGCCGGCGCTGGTCGGAGGCCGCACCGGCACCTTCATCTCCAATTTCATCGCCTTGCATGTCGGTGAAACGCTGAACTGGGGCCTCGCGGCCGCGCTCGGAGCCCTGTTGCTCGGTCTGGTCTTGGCACTCTACCTGATCTACGACCGGATCGTCGGCGTCGACAACATGAAGCTGGGTTGA
- a CDS encoding PQQ-binding-like beta-propeller repeat protein, which produces MRHLRTGLTIFDEARATPGYTIFSPLGRRATHLIDLRGNVVHEWRLPGFAGLYGHLLPSGNLLAAVQTTDGPSGLRGKGGHLLELDWDGNIVWEHVDPYHHHDQRRCPNGNTVYASWKLLSDGQARRVKGGREGSEHPDGIYSDVLREIDRDGNPVWEWDAAASEEMYRYPLNPIVSRVEFSHANSLWPLDNGDLLVNFRYNHLMAIIDRETKAFKWEHCDWSYGQQHNVHFLDNGNLLFFANGADVLYGGPGAGSRVIELDPATKEIVWQYQGSPPGTFFSWFISGAQRLASGNTLICEGVWGRFFEVTSAGEIVWEYVSPYFSEEHPSYIGGNYVFRAYRYTADSPELAGRV; this is translated from the coding sequence ATGCGACATCTTCGGACCGGACTCACGATCTTCGACGAGGCGCGCGCGACGCCGGGTTACACCATCTTCAGCCCCCTCGGCCGCAGGGCCACCCACCTGATCGACCTGCGGGGGAACGTGGTGCACGAATGGCGTTTGCCGGGTTTCGCGGGGCTTTACGGTCACCTCTTGCCCAGCGGCAATCTGCTGGCCGCCGTTCAGACCACCGACGGCCCGAGCGGCCTGCGCGGCAAGGGCGGACATCTCCTGGAGCTCGACTGGGACGGCAACATCGTCTGGGAACACGTCGATCCTTACCATCACCATGACCAGCGGCGTTGTCCCAACGGCAACACCGTGTACGCTTCGTGGAAGCTCTTGTCCGACGGGCAGGCCCGACGAGTGAAGGGCGGGCGCGAGGGGAGCGAACACCCGGACGGCATCTACAGCGATGTGCTGCGGGAGATCGACCGTGACGGCAACCCGGTCTGGGAATGGGACGCCGCCGCCTCGGAGGAGATGTACCGTTACCCCCTCAATCCCATCGTCTCGCGCGTCGAGTTCAGTCACGCGAACTCACTCTGGCCGCTGGACAACGGCGATCTGCTGGTGAACTTCCGGTACAACCACCTGATGGCGATCATCGACCGGGAGACCAAGGCGTTCAAGTGGGAGCATTGCGACTGGTCCTACGGGCAGCAGCACAACGTGCACTTTCTGGACAACGGCAACCTGCTGTTCTTCGCCAACGGCGCCGACGTACTCTATGGCGGGCCGGGCGCGGGGTCGCGGGTGATCGAGCTGGACCCCGCGACGAAGGAGATCGTCTGGCAGTACCAGGGCTCCCCGCCGGGGACCTTCTTCAGTTGGTTCATCAGCGGCGCGCAGCGGCTGGCGTCGGGCAACACGTTGATCTGCGAAGGTGTCTGGGGAAGGTTCTTCGAGGTAACCTCGGCGGGCGAGATCGTCTGGGAGTACGTCTCGCCATACTTCTCCGAAGAGCACCCCTCGTACATCGGAGGAAATTACGTCTTCCGCGCCTACCGCTACACCGCCGATTCACCGGAGCTCGCCGGACGAGTCTAG
- a CDS encoding dienelactone hydrolase family protein has translation MKVHERTLTPERDGIYGYLAAPERAEPGPALLMTHQNTGLTDYLKVEALKFAHLGYTVVVPELYSLLGYPDVTHIHTGRQIQARTRDGDFVRVIRQGWDYLTSRDDVDAGRVAVSGYCMGGRIAIHFVAATPEVRAFVGYYPTVREEPTTEIRPVHPYDAARKIQCPSIILYGVDDRISTVPIQQKVWESFLANGQPLEWHFFPFGGHGFVDPGTEGYHPHTARLAWPLVVDFMDRELDNERDGLTFSEN, from the coding sequence ATGAAGGTACACGAACGCACCCTTACCCCCGAAAGGGACGGGATTTACGGTTATCTGGCGGCGCCGGAGCGCGCCGAGCCCGGCCCGGCCCTGCTCATGACCCACCAGAACACGGGCCTCACCGACTATCTCAAGGTCGAGGCGCTGAAGTTCGCCCATCTCGGATACACCGTGGTGGTGCCCGAGCTGTACTCGCTGCTGGGTTACCCCGACGTGACCCACATCCACACGGGGCGGCAGATCCAGGCGCGCACCAGGGACGGGGACTTCGTCCGGGTTATACGGCAGGGCTGGGATTACCTCACTTCCCGGGACGACGTGGACGCCGGCCGCGTGGCCGTGTCCGGCTACTGCATGGGCGGACGCATCGCCATCCACTTCGTCGCCGCCACTCCCGAGGTCAGGGCCTTCGTCGGCTACTATCCGACGGTTCGCGAAGAGCCCACCACCGAGATCCGGCCGGTCCATCCCTACGATGCCGCCCGCAAGATCCAGTGCCCGTCCATCATCCTGTACGGCGTCGACGACCGCATCTCCACCGTGCCCATCCAGCAAAAGGTGTGGGAGAGCTTCCTCGCCAACGGGCAGCCGCTGGAGTGGCACTTCTTTCCCTTCGGCGGCCACGGCTTCGTGGACCCCGGCACCGAGGGCTACCATCCGCACACGGCCAGGCTCGCCTGGCCGCTGGTGGTGGACTTCATGGACAGGGAACTCGACAACGAGCGCGACGGCCTGACGTTCTCGGAAAACTGA
- a CDS encoding aminopeptidase P family protein, with translation MEQLKTIPNGEKVRPTFSAKEMNRRLAALRAHMAERQIDVCLFTSHHNIHYFSDFLYCSFGRPYGLVVTHEGQTTISANIDAGQPWRRTVGDNLVYTDWHRDNYFVAVKRLVQDGCRVGIEFDHISVENFRKLQGALPTADLVDVGKPAMRMRMVKSDEEVAWIRESARIADIGGAACVEAIGVGVPEYEVALHATQAMVREIGGSQPHVELMDTWTWFQSGINTDGAHNPVTSRKIERGDILSLNCFPMPAGYYTALERTLFAEECSDEHLRLWKINIEVHEAGIELIKPGVRCCDIAAALNEIYEGYGLLGNRTFGYGHSFGVLSHYYGREAGLELREDVTTVLEPNMVVSMEPMIMIPVGRPGAGGYREHDILVVKEDGSEDITGFPYGPEHNIVRH, from the coding sequence ATGGAACAACTCAAGACGATCCCCAACGGGGAGAAGGTCAGACCGACCTTCTCCGCCAAGGAAATGAACCGCCGGCTCGCGGCCCTGCGCGCCCACATGGCGGAGAGGCAGATCGATGTCTGCCTCTTCACCTCGCATCACAACATCCACTACTTCAGCGACTTCCTCTACTGTTCGTTCGGACGCCCCTACGGCCTGGTGGTCACGCACGAGGGCCAGACCACGATCTCGGCCAACATCGACGCCGGTCAACCCTGGCGGCGCACCGTCGGCGACAATCTGGTCTACACGGACTGGCATCGGGACAACTACTTCGTTGCCGTGAAGAGGCTGGTCCAGGATGGTTGCCGGGTCGGCATCGAGTTCGACCACATCAGCGTGGAGAACTTCCGCAAGCTACAGGGAGCGTTGCCCACGGCGGACCTTGTGGACGTGGGCAAGCCGGCCATGCGCATGCGCATGGTCAAGTCCGACGAGGAGGTCGCCTGGATCCGCGAGAGCGCGCGCATCGCCGACATCGGCGGTGCGGCGTGCGTCGAGGCCATCGGGGTCGGAGTCCCGGAGTACGAGGTAGCCCTGCACGCGACCCAGGCCATGGTGCGCGAGATCGGCGGGAGCCAGCCCCACGTGGAGCTGATGGACACGTGGACCTGGTTCCAGTCCGGCATCAACACCGACGGCGCCCACAACCCGGTTACTTCCCGGAAGATCGAACGCGGCGACATCCTGAGCCTCAACTGCTTTCCCATGCCCGCGGGCTACTACACGGCGCTCGAGCGCACGCTGTTCGCCGAGGAGTGCTCCGACGAGCACTTGCGGTTGTGGAAGATCAACATCGAAGTGCACGAGGCGGGAATCGAACTGATCAAGCCCGGGGTGCGGTGCTGCGACATCGCCGCCGCGCTCAACGAGATCTACGAGGGCTACGGCCTGCTCGGCAACCGCACCTTCGGCTACGGCCACAGCTTCGGCGTGCTGAGCCACTACTACGGCCGCGAGGCCGGCCTCGAGCTTCGCGAGGACGTCACGACGGTGCTCGAGCCCAACATGGTGGTGTCCATGGAGCCGATGATCATGATCCCCGTGGGCCGGCCCGGCGCCGGGGGATACCGCGAGCACGACATCCTGGTGGTGAAGGAAGACGGCTCCGAGGACATCACCGGGTTCCCGTACGGACCGGAGCACAACATCGTACGGCACTGA
- the coaD gene encoding pantetheine-phosphate adenylyltransferase has translation MSIAVYPGSFDPITNGHVDLVQRTLRIFDQVIIAIAYNQEKGGSLFSVEERMATVRKVFESEERVRVDSFQGLLVDYAEAVSAKVVIRGLRAVSDFEYEFQMATMNRRLKPDIETLFMMTSESSFYISSRLVKEVAGLGGDVTAFVPEVVLEQLREKFPIH, from the coding sequence ATCAGCATAGCGGTCTATCCGGGGTCCTTCGACCCCATCACCAACGGCCACGTGGACCTGGTGCAAAGGACGCTACGCATCTTCGACCAAGTGATCATCGCCATCGCGTACAACCAGGAGAAGGGAGGCTCCCTCTTCTCGGTGGAAGAACGCATGGCCACGGTGCGCAAGGTCTTCGAGTCCGAGGAGCGGGTGCGCGTGGACAGCTTCCAGGGCCTGCTGGTGGACTATGCGGAGGCCGTGTCGGCCAAGGTGGTGATCCGGGGCCTGCGGGCGGTCTCGGACTTCGAGTACGAGTTCCAGATGGCGACGATGAACCGCCGGCTCAAGCCCGATATCGAGACTTTGTTCATGATGACGAGCGAGTCGTCCTTCTATATCAGCTCACGGCTGGTCAAGGAGGTCGCCGGACTGGGCGGTGACGTGACCGCGTTCGTCCCCGAGGTCGTGCTCGAACAACTTCGGGAGAAGTTCCCCATACACTGA
- a CDS encoding zinc-binding dehydrogenase, whose translation MKAVQIYEHGGADKLRYEEAPDPVLRSPGDVIVRLEAASLNHIDLWNRKGLTGMKVEFPHILGADGAGVVAEVGSEVTHLKKGDAVCLYPPVGCGACEFCRTSRDYMCVRLRVLGEGMKGSYAEYVAIPAANCFAIPGGYGFEEAAAFPLVFITVWRMLVTNARLAPGETVLILGIGGGVAMAALQIAKAMNAWVAVTSSSGEKLERARELGADHGLNYRECDFTREIRNVTGKRGVDVVVDCVGGESWAKSLAALVKGGRLVTCGATTGATPPTDIRRIFWNHLSIFGSTLGSREEFEQVLRFVGTAGVRPVIDQSFPLAEAAAAQTRLETGQQFGKITLVPG comes from the coding sequence TTGAAAGCGGTCCAGATTTACGAGCATGGCGGGGCCGACAAGCTCCGCTACGAGGAGGCTCCCGACCCGGTCCTGCGTTCGCCGGGAGACGTGATCGTGCGCCTCGAGGCGGCGTCCCTGAATCACATCGACCTGTGGAACCGCAAGGGGCTCACCGGCATGAAGGTGGAGTTCCCGCACATCCTGGGCGCCGACGGCGCGGGCGTGGTGGCGGAGGTGGGGAGCGAGGTGACCCACTTGAAGAAGGGCGACGCGGTCTGCCTCTATCCGCCGGTGGGCTGCGGCGCCTGCGAGTTCTGCCGCACCAGCCGCGACTACATGTGCGTCCGGCTGCGGGTCCTGGGCGAGGGCATGAAAGGGTCGTACGCCGAGTACGTGGCGATTCCCGCCGCCAACTGCTTCGCCATCCCCGGGGGTTACGGTTTCGAGGAGGCGGCGGCGTTTCCGCTGGTGTTCATCACGGTCTGGCGCATGCTGGTGACCAACGCGAGGCTCGCGCCCGGGGAGACGGTGCTCATCCTGGGCATCGGCGGCGGCGTGGCCATGGCGGCGCTGCAGATCGCCAAGGCCATGAACGCCTGGGTGGCGGTGACCTCGAGCAGCGGCGAAAAGCTCGAAAGGGCGCGGGAGCTGGGCGCCGACCACGGGTTGAACTACCGGGAGTGCGATTTCACCCGGGAGATCCGCAACGTCACCGGCAAGCGGGGGGTGGACGTGGTGGTGGACTGCGTGGGGGGCGAGAGCTGGGCCAAGAGCCTCGCGGCGCTGGTGAAGGGCGGGCGGCTCGTGACCTGCGGCGCCACCACTGGCGCCACGCCGCCGACGGACATCCGGCGGATCTTCTGGAACCATCTCAGCATCTTCGGCTCCACGCTGGGCAGCCGGGAGGAGTTCGAGCAGGTGCTGCGGTTCGTGGGGACGGCAGGGGTCAGGCCGGTGATCGACCAGAGCTTTCCGCTGGCCGAGGCCGCGGCGGCGCAGACCAGGCTGGAGACCGGACAGCAATTCGGCAAGATCACCCTGGTCCCGGGCTGA
- a CDS encoding ABC transporter ATP-binding protein, translating to MLETKPRIVRFDRVQKSYDGETLVIQDLNLDIEAGEFLTMLGPSGSGKTTCLMMLAGFEPATYGEIYLNDQPINHVAPHRRDIGMVFQNYALFPHMTVGENLAFPLQVRKIPKPEIRGKVERILDMVRLSGFENRRPAQLSGGQQQRVAVARALVFEPALVLMDEPLGALDKNLREEMQYEIKRIHENLGVTVIYVTHDQSEALTMSSRIAVFNDGVIQQLATPNVLYEEPENAFVAQFIGENNRLRGKVASVDGDYCEVVLQDGATVRALKVNVSGEGASTCLSLRPERVAIERNGGAEENVVSGRVEELIYLGDHIRARLTVAGDDEFIVKVPNAPHHASLSEGTWIQLAWAAEDCRALDASGKEAAPA from the coding sequence ATGCTTGAGACCAAGCCCAGGATAGTCAGGTTCGATCGCGTTCAGAAGAGTTATGACGGTGAGACCCTGGTTATCCAGGATCTCAATCTGGACATCGAAGCGGGCGAGTTCCTGACCATGCTGGGGCCGTCCGGATCGGGCAAGACCACCTGCCTGATGATGCTCGCCGGTTTCGAGCCGGCGACTTACGGCGAAATCTATCTCAACGATCAGCCCATCAACCATGTGGCGCCGCACCGGCGCGACATCGGCATGGTGTTCCAGAACTATGCGCTGTTTCCACACATGACGGTAGGCGAAAACCTGGCGTTTCCCCTGCAGGTCCGCAAGATTCCCAAGCCGGAGATCCGCGGCAAGGTGGAGCGGATACTCGATATGGTCCGGCTGTCCGGCTTCGAGAACCGGCGGCCCGCCCAGCTCTCCGGCGGCCAGCAACAGCGTGTGGCGGTGGCGCGCGCACTCGTTTTCGAGCCGGCCCTGGTGTTGATGGACGAGCCCCTCGGTGCGCTGGACAAGAACCTGCGCGAGGAAATGCAGTACGAGATCAAGCGCATTCACGAGAATCTCGGCGTCACCGTCATCTACGTGACCCACGATCAATCCGAAGCGCTGACCATGTCCAGCCGTATCGCGGTCTTCAACGACGGCGTCATTCAGCAACTGGCGACGCCCAACGTTCTCTATGAAGAGCCGGAGAATGCCTTCGTCGCGCAGTTCATCGGCGAGAACAACCGCTTGCGGGGCAAGGTGGCCTCCGTTGACGGGGACTATTGCGAGGTGGTGCTGCAGGATGGGGCGACCGTTCGCGCCCTGAAAGTGAATGTGAGCGGAGAAGGCGCGTCAACCTGTCTGTCCCTGCGCCCTGAACGGGTTGCCATCGAACGGAATGGCGGCGCCGAAGAGAATGTCGTGAGCGGTCGCGTGGAGGAGTTGATCTATCTGGGGGACCACATTCGTGCGCGGCTGACCGTCGCCGGAGACGACGAGTTCATCGTCAAGGTACCGAACGCCCCTCACCACGCCTCCCTTTCGGAAGGCACGTGGATTCAACTCGCCTGGGCCGCCGAGGATTGCAGGGCGCTCGATGCGTCCGGTAAGGAGGCCGCTCCCGCGTAA